One window of Gemmobacter aquarius genomic DNA carries:
- a CDS encoding HupE/UreJ family protein, which produces MQTPPHLRWPGTIPHLRALILLALFALSLLWAEAALAHAVTLGDKGYIQEITGPQIIPFLYLGAKHMVTGYDHILFLFGVIFFLYGMKEIGLYVTLFAIGHSVTMLAGVWFNFGINAYIIDAIIGFSVVYKALDNLGAFKTWFGVQPDTRTATLVFGLLHGFGLASKIIEYNISPDGLLTNLIAFNVGVELGQLTALAAILVVMRRWRAQPAFGRQAYTANVIMMGLGFYLMGLQLVGLALA; this is translated from the coding sequence ATGCAAACCCCTCCGCACCTGCGGTGGCCTGGCACGATCCCGCACCTTCGGGCGCTGATCCTGCTGGCCCTGTTCGCCCTTTCCCTGCTCTGGGCCGAAGCCGCCCTTGCCCATGCCGTCACCCTTGGCGACAAGGGCTATATCCAGGAAATCACCGGCCCGCAGATCATCCCCTTCCTCTATCTCGGGGCCAAGCACATGGTGACGGGATACGACCACATCCTCTTTCTGTTCGGCGTGATCTTCTTTCTTTACGGGATGAAAGAGATCGGGCTTTACGTCACCCTCTTCGCCATCGGCCATTCGGTGACGATGCTGGCGGGCGTCTGGTTCAACTTCGGCATCAACGCCTATATCATCGACGCCATCATCGGCTTTTCCGTGGTCTACAAGGCGCTCGACAACCTCGGCGCATTCAAGACGTGGTTCGGGGTGCAACCCGATACACGCACCGCGACGCTGGTCTTCGGACTGCTGCACGGCTTCGGCCTCGCCTCGAAGATCATCGAATACAACATCTCGCCCGACGGGCTTTTGACCAACCTCATCGCCTTCAACGTGGGTGTCGAGCTCGGGCAGTTGACGGCGCTTGCCGCCATTCTTGTGGTGATGCGCCGCTGGCGCGCCCAGCCCGCCTTTGGCCGTCAGGCCTATACCGCCAACGTCATCATGATGGGTCTCGGCTTTTACCTGATGGGCTTGCAGCTCGTCGGTCTGGCGCTGGCCTGA